The following coding sequences are from one Candidatus Binataceae bacterium window:
- a CDS encoding sulfite oxidase-like oxidoreductase, whose protein sequence is MGKVLAADELEKRVPPGQSLVDKFPVLSYGPTPRFDRRKWDFRVFGAVEEPLRLSFDELRALPMSRQVSDFHCVTTWSRLDNIWEGVKVRELLARVGPKPEARFVIVHCDGGYTTNLTLAEFGGDDVMLAWRLDGRDLEPDHGWPLRLVVPRLYGWKSAKWVRGIEFSPRDRRGFWEVRGYHNHGDPWREERYSFQEDGEE, encoded by the coding sequence ATGGGTAAGGTGCTCGCAGCCGACGAGTTGGAAAAGCGCGTTCCGCCGGGTCAGTCCCTGGTGGACAAATTTCCCGTCCTGAGCTATGGACCGACCCCTCGCTTCGACCGCCGGAAGTGGGACTTCCGCGTCTTCGGCGCAGTCGAGGAGCCGTTGCGGCTGAGTTTCGACGAGCTGCGCGCGTTGCCGATGAGCCGGCAGGTTTCGGATTTCCACTGTGTCACTACCTGGTCGCGCCTGGACAACATATGGGAAGGCGTGAAGGTGCGCGAGCTGCTTGCGCGCGTCGGGCCCAAACCCGAGGCGCGCTTCGTGATCGTTCATTGCGACGGCGGCTATACCACCAATTTGACGCTCGCGGAGTTTGGCGGTGACGACGTGATGCTGGCCTGGCGGCTCGACGGGCGCGACCTGGAGCCCGACCACGGATGGCCCCTGCGCCTGGTGGTGCCCAGGCTCTACGGATGGAAGAGCGCCAAATGGGTGCGCGGGATCGAGTTCTCCCCGCGCGATCGGCGTGGCTTCTGGGAAGTGCGCGGCTACCACAATCACGGCGATCCGTGGAGGGAAGAGCGCTACTCTTTCCAGGAGGACGGCGAGGAGTAA
- a CDS encoding glycerol-3-phosphate dehydrogenase/oxidase, translating to MGRESFDLAVIGGGINGAAIARDAAMRGLSVALIERGDFAGATSSRSSKLIHGGLRYLPQGHLGLVRRALAERERLRRLTAPHLVRPLRFLFPLYRERGPGRLALGAGLWLYDLFARTPRAERHRSLSRAATVAAEPILRSQGLVGGASYYDAEGDDARITLENALDAAWHGAALANYVALEGFSHIGSRIGAAGVRDRLGGASFELRARVFINAAGPWLDDVRRLDAPAAPPVIRLTKGVHLIFDRTRLPVGQALVLSDGAGRIVFVIPYGLSVLVGTTDTDFAGDREHVATDETDVAYLIYVLQLSLETDLAAADVAAGFAGLRALGAAGDGRAPSAVSREEVIVESASGLISVGGGKLTTHREIAERVVNRVASVLGRGGPSSPTRDTPLPGARPLRDEESVDGRDDRAVATRALGALPADLRAAIVARYGSRAAIVARIAFESPELAAPLADGCAVAAAEAVYAMRYEMATSVADFIVRRTALSWRNPRCVRAAAVATARLMASELGWDRARQETEAAACDTAGVPGPKAAVLNPGQDRRGLA from the coding sequence ATGGGCCGCGAGAGCTTCGACCTCGCGGTTATCGGCGGCGGGATCAACGGCGCCGCGATCGCGCGCGACGCGGCGATGCGGGGGCTGAGCGTCGCGCTGATCGAGCGCGGCGACTTCGCTGGCGCAACCTCCTCACGTTCTTCCAAGCTGATCCACGGCGGCCTGCGCTATCTCCCGCAGGGCCATCTGGGGCTCGTCCGCAGGGCGCTCGCCGAGCGCGAACGTTTGCGCCGTCTGACCGCGCCGCATCTCGTCAGACCGTTGCGGTTCCTTTTCCCGCTCTATCGCGAGCGCGGTCCCGGCCGCCTGGCTCTCGGCGCCGGGCTCTGGCTCTACGATCTTTTCGCGCGCACGCCGCGCGCCGAGCGCCATCGCAGCCTGAGCCGCGCGGCGACGGTTGCGGCGGAACCGATCCTGCGTTCACAGGGGCTCGTCGGGGGCGCCTCGTACTACGACGCCGAAGGCGACGACGCGCGGATTACGTTGGAGAACGCGCTGGACGCGGCCTGGCACGGCGCGGCGCTCGCCAACTATGTCGCGCTTGAGGGGTTCTCACACATCGGTTCGCGGATTGGCGCAGCCGGCGTGCGCGATCGGCTCGGCGGTGCGAGCTTCGAGTTGCGCGCGCGCGTGTTTATCAACGCGGCCGGCCCCTGGCTCGACGACGTGCGCCGGCTCGACGCGCCTGCCGCCCCGCCGGTTATTCGGCTGACCAAGGGCGTCCATCTGATATTCGACCGCACCCGCCTGCCCGTGGGCCAGGCGCTGGTGCTAAGCGACGGCGCCGGCCGGATCGTGTTCGTCATCCCCTACGGGCTGTCGGTGCTGGTCGGCACCACGGACACCGACTTCGCCGGCGATCGCGAACACGTCGCGACGGACGAAACAGACGTCGCATACCTGATTTACGTGCTGCAGCTAAGCCTCGAGACGGATTTGGCCGCGGCAGACGTCGCCGCCGGTTTCGCCGGATTGCGCGCGCTGGGCGCTGCGGGCGACGGACGAGCACCGTCGGCGGTCTCGCGCGAGGAAGTGATCGTCGAGAGCGCCTCGGGGCTGATCTCCGTCGGTGGCGGCAAGCTCACGACCCATCGCGAGATCGCCGAGCGCGTCGTCAACCGCGTGGCGAGCGTGCTCGGACGTGGCGGCCCAAGCTCGCCGACGCGCGATACGCCGCTGCCCGGCGCGCGCCCGTTGCGGGATGAAGAGTCGGTTGACGGCCGGGATGACCGCGCGGTCGCCACCCGGGCGCTGGGCGCATTGCCCGCTGATTTGCGCGCGGCGATTGTTGCACGCTACGGCAGCCGCGCCGCGATAGTCGCGCGGATTGCGTTCGAATCACCGGAGCTGGCCGCGCCGCTCGCTGACGGATGCGCGGTCGCCGCGGCTGAAGCCGTCTATGCTATGCGCTACGAGATGGCGACCTCGGTTGCCGACTTCATAGTGCGGCGCACTGCGCTTTCGTGGCGCAATCCCCGATGCGTGCGCGCGGCGGCGGTCGCCACGGCGCGCCTGATGGCCTCAGAGCTGGGATGGGATCGGGCGCGGCAGGAGACCGAGGCGGCGGCCTGTGATACGGCGGGCGTACCGGGACCTAAGGCGGCGGTGCTCAACCCGGGCCAGGATCGCCGCGGACTGGCGTAG
- the nth gene encoding endonuclease III: MARESQRALIERTARIAAALARLYPEARISLDFTTPWQCLVATILSAQCTDERVNRVTPRLFAELPDVAAMAAAPAARVEELIVKTGFFRQKARALQATARAILERFGGQVPSRMEDLLTLPGVGRKTANVVRGHVFGEPGMVVDTHVRRLARRLGLTRHGDPDKVERDLCALLPASEWTAFSMRLILHGRAVCGARAPRCAACELAADCPQIGVADGRATGKGKARAVRSAMRAPSARSSAP; this comes from the coding sequence ATGGCGCGGGAGTCACAGCGGGCCCTGATCGAGCGCACCGCACGAATCGCCGCGGCGCTCGCCCGCCTTTATCCCGAGGCCCGCATCAGCCTCGACTTCACGACGCCTTGGCAATGCCTCGTGGCGACGATTCTATCCGCCCAGTGTACCGACGAGCGCGTCAACCGGGTCACGCCCCGGCTGTTCGCTGAACTGCCGGACGTGGCCGCAATGGCCGCGGCACCAGCCGCGCGGGTTGAGGAGCTCATCGTGAAAACCGGCTTCTTCCGCCAGAAGGCACGCGCGCTACAGGCAACCGCGCGAGCGATCCTCGAGCGCTTCGGAGGTCAGGTCCCGTCGCGGATGGAGGACCTGCTCACGCTACCTGGCGTCGGCCGCAAGACCGCCAACGTCGTGCGCGGACACGTCTTCGGCGAGCCCGGGATGGTCGTCGATACGCATGTGCGCAGGCTGGCGCGCAGGCTCGGACTTACCCGGCATGGCGACCCGGACAAAGTCGAGCGCGACCTCTGCGCTCTGTTACCGGCGTCCGAATGGACGGCCTTTTCGATGCGTCTAATCCTCCATGGACGCGCCGTATGCGGCGCGCGGGCGCCCCGGTGCGCGGCGTGTGAGCTGGCGGCCGACTGCCCGCAAATCGGCGTGGCAGACGGTCGGGCGACGGGGAAAGGGAAAGCCAGGGCCGTACGCAGCGCGATGCGGGCTCCGAGCGCCCGCTCATCGGCGCCGTAG
- a CDS encoding DUF177 domain-containing protein — protein sequence MRLRVDEITAEARRISFAEPEDEVNRRLGEGPVHEYRVGGPIAVTLSYYRAGMELFFEGELSASMVAACARCAEEFSAPSARPFRFVLAPRAGGDDGDGRLRSEDLEFSLYQGEEIDLAPLITEQLILALPSRALCREDCQGLCPRCGTNLNLYRCGCESEALDPRLAVLRALKVERS from the coding sequence GTGAGACTGCGGGTCGACGAAATAACCGCCGAGGCCAGGCGTATCTCTTTTGCCGAGCCCGAAGACGAGGTGAACCGCCGGCTCGGTGAGGGGCCGGTGCATGAATATCGCGTGGGCGGGCCGATCGCGGTCACGCTGTCGTACTATCGCGCCGGGATGGAGCTGTTCTTCGAAGGTGAGCTGAGCGCCTCAATGGTCGCCGCGTGCGCGCGCTGCGCCGAAGAATTCAGCGCGCCCAGCGCCCGTCCCTTCCGCTTCGTGCTCGCGCCGCGCGCCGGCGGCGACGACGGCGACGGCCGGTTGCGCAGCGAGGACCTGGAGTTTTCGCTCTACCAGGGGGAGGAAATCGACCTCGCCCCGCTGATCACCGAGCAGCTTATCCTCGCGCTGCCCAGCCGCGCGCTCTGCCGCGAAGATTGCCAGGGGCTGTGCCCGCGCTGCGGGACCAACCTAAACCTTTACAGGTGCGGATGCGAGAGTGAAGCGCTCGATCCGCGCCTGGCCGTGCTGCGTGCGCTCAAGGTCGAGCGCTCCTGA
- the rpmF gene encoding 50S ribosomal protein L32, producing the protein MQAPKRRTSKSKRNKRRAHDALRAANPISCSQCGEPTLPHRVCHHCGAYRGRQLTEAAE; encoded by the coding sequence ATGCAAGCACCCAAGCGTCGCACCTCGAAGTCCAAGCGCAACAAGCGCCGGGCCCATGACGCGCTGCGCGCCGCCAACCCCATATCCTGCTCGCAGTGCGGCGAGCCCACCCTGCCGCATCGCGTCTGCCATCACTGCGGCGCCTATCGCGGACGCCAGCTAACCGAAGCCGCCGAGTAG